Proteins encoded within one genomic window of Gigantopelta aegis isolate Gae_Host chromosome 2, Gae_host_genome, whole genome shotgun sequence:
- the LOC121388583 gene encoding forkhead box protein unc-130-like has protein sequence MINFSIDFITGHSERADSTGNSPDVHGGSVFSNESSSSAASDSGSNGSDATDSIAQALLALHKTISSDCGATTKPSHSYIAIISMAILSNPDKKMLLSDIYQYIMDNFPFYSDKNKAWKNSIRHNLSLNECFTKSGRAGNGKGNYWSIHPACENDFVNGDFRRRHARRRARKSATKDVGANNGVSSGYHCNMGYVPMTPTTMTSSVGFPTYSPPMMYPSSMYSGLYPTPAQTLYAPAPAMQTQYVPAASISSRTSAQNWSFDFFKSMDMASMNQSYPSVCY, from the coding sequence ATGATCAATTTCAGCATCGACTTCATTACTGGCCACAGTGAGCGCGCCGACTCGACGGGCAACAGTCCCGACGTACACGGGGGCTCCGTGTTTTCTAATGAGTCTTCTTCTTCGGCGGCCAGCGACTCCGGCAGCAACGGCTCCGACGCCACGGACTCCATCGCCCAGGCGCTTTTGGCTCTCCACAAGACGATCTCTAGCGACTGCGGGGCGACGACAAAGCCGAGTCACTCTTACATCGCTATCATCTCCATGGCCATCCTCAGCAACCCCGACAAGAAGATGCTGCTGAGCGACATCTACCAGTACATCATGGACAACTTCCCCTTCTACAGCGACAAGAACAAGGCCTGGAAAAACAGCATCCGCCACAACCTCTCGCTGAACGAGTGCTTCACCAAGAGCGGCCGCGCCGGCAACGGCAAGGGCAACTACTGGTCCATCCACCCGGCCTGCGAAAACGACTTCGTCAATGGAGACTTTCGGCGCCGTCATGCACGTCGTCGGGCGCGCAAAAGCGCCACCAAGGACGTCGGGGCCAACAATGGCGTTTCGTCCGGCTATCACTGTAACATGGGTTACGTGCCCATGACGCCCACCACCATGACCAGCTCCGTCGGCTTCCCGACCTACTCGCCGCCGATGATGTACCCCAGCTCCATGTACTCCGGCCTCTACCCTACTCCAGCACAGACCCTGTACGCCCCAGCGCCGGCGATGCAGACACAGTACGTTCCAGCCGCCAGTATCTCCTCCCGCACGTCTGCACAGAACTGGAGCTTTGATTTCTTCAAGAGTATGGACATGGCGTCCATGAATCAGTCGTATCCTTCCGTTTGTTACTAA
- the LOC121388587 gene encoding forkhead box protein L2-like has product MINFSIDFITGHSERADSVSSNESSPACASSSSVASDTGSNGPDATDSIAQALLTLDKTISSDFGATTKPSYSYIALISMAIISNPDKKMLLGDIYQYIMDNFPFYSDKNKAWKNSIRHNLSLNECFTKSVRTDNGKGNYWSIHPACEDDFVKGDFRRRHARRRARKSATKDDGANSDVLSGYHCNMGYVPMTSTTMTSSVGFPTYSPPVMYPSSMYSGLYPTPAQTLYAPGPATQTQYVPAANISARTSAENWSFDFFKSLDMASMNQSYPSVCY; this is encoded by the exons ATGATCAATTTCAGCATCGACTTCATTACTGGCCACAGTGAGCGCGCCGACTCCGTGTCTTCTAACGAGtcttcccctgcgtgtgct TCTTCTTCTTCGGTGGCCAGCGACACCGGCAGCAACGGCCCCGACGCCACGGACTCCATCGCCCAGGCGCTTTTGACTCTGGACAAGACGATCTCCAGCGACTTCGGGGCGACGACAAAGCCGAGTTACTCATACATCGCTCTAATCTCCATGGCCATCATCAGCAACCCCGACAAGAAAATGCTGCTGGGCGACATCTACCAGTACATTATGGACAACTTCCCCTTCTACAGCGACAAGAACAAAGCCTGGAAGAACAGCATACGCCACAACCTCTCGCTGAATGAGTGCTTCACCAAGAGCGTCCGCACCGACAACGGCAAGGGCAACTACTGGTCCATCCACCCGGCCTGCGAGGACGACTTCGTCAAGGGTGACTTTCGGCGCCGTCATGCACGTCGCCGGGCGCGCAAGAGCGCCACCAAGGACGACGGCGCCAACAGCGACGTTTTGTCCGGCTATCACTGCAACATGGGTTACGTGCCCATGACGTCCACCACCATGACCAGCTCCGTCGGCTTCCCGACCTACTCGCCGCCGGTGATGTATCCCAGCTCCATGTACTCCGGCCTCTACCCGACTCCAGCACAGACCCTGTACGCCCCAGGGCCGGCGACGCAGACACAGTACGTTCCAGCCGCCAACATCTCCGCCCGCACGTCTGCAGAGAACTGGAGCTTTGATTTCTTCAAGAGTCTGGACATGGCGTCCATGAATCAGTCGTATCCTTCCGTTTGTTACTAA